A DNA window from Aquarana catesbeiana isolate 2022-GZ linkage group LG01, ASM4218655v1, whole genome shotgun sequence contains the following coding sequences:
- the LOC141132910 gene encoding olfactory receptor 11L1-like, whose amino-acid sequence MLNQSSEGDFTVVGLLNITDTNIPLFIVFLLIFLVTLSGNLIIITVVIMDQSLQTPMYFFLSSLSFLEIWYTTTIVPKLLANLLLKSNAISFAGCMTQLFFFVSFGATECYLLLAMAYDRYMAICKPLYYSRLMDTRTCLQLVAGSWVTGMMTGLIPCLLISKLDFCDSHQINHFFCDIPPLLEISCSDIYLTEVSIFILSLIVLFGSLMLTLVSYLSIVISILKIKSNSARNKSFSTCGAHLTVVLLYYGTMIFMYVRPHSNYSSHMKKFVSVFYTVITPGLNPIIYSLRNKEVRGSLKKIVRRMLPQLQDITKKNLSVHRNISCIF is encoded by the coding sequence ATGCTCAACCAGAGCAGTGAAGGTGATTTCACAGTTGTGGGACTGTTAAATATTACAGACACTAACATCCCTCTGTTCATTGTATTCCTTCTTATTTTTCTAGTGACCCTCAGTGGAAATCTCATCATTATAACTGTTGTGATCATGGATCAGTCTCTGCAGACTCCAATGTATTTCTTCCTTAGTAGTCTTTCTTTTTTGGAGATATGGTACACAACTACAATTGTGCCCAAACTTTTAGCCAACCTACTGCTAAAAAGCAATGCCATCTCCTTTGCTGGATGCATGACTCAACTGTTCTTCTTTGTCTCATTTGGAGCCACTGAGTGTTATTTGCTCCTAGCAATGGCTTATGATCGATACATGGCCATTTGTAAACCTCTTTACTATTCAAGACTAATGGACACCAGAACATGTCTCCAGCTAGTTGCAGGCTCATGGGTAACTGGAATGATGACAGGTCTAATTCCTTGTCTGCTTATTTCTAAGTTAGATTTCTGTGACTCTCACCAAATAAACCACTTTTTTTGTGACATCCCACCTCTCCTGGAGATTTCATGTAGTGATATCTACCTTACAGAAGTCTCCAtatttattctgtctctcattgtgcTGTTTGGCTCTTTGATGTTGACTTTGGTGTCCTATCTATCCATTGTGATCTCTATACTTAAAATAAAATCTAACAGTGCACGGAATAAGAGTTTTTCCACTTGTGGAGCTCACCTGACTGTAGTATTACTTTACTATGGAACAATGATATTTATGTATGTCCGCCCCCACTCCAACTACTCTTCTCATATGAAGAAATTTGTCTCAGTTTTTTACACCGTTATAACTCCTGGTCTAAATCCTATCATCTATAGTCTAAGAAACAAAGAAGTTAGAGGATCACTTAAAAAGATTGTACGAAGAATGTTACCACAATTACaagacattacaaaaaaaaatctttcagtCCACAGAAATATAAGTTGCATTTTCTGA